In a genomic window of Halostella litorea:
- a CDS encoding heavy metal translocating P-type ATPase: MSRTVTTADDRSADECTLCGLPTPDPPVTDADVEGGYCCRGCLEVARTLDDVAAADAEAVREDRGADGDDAPADAKHSFRSVDGMHCATCEAFIESVAADVDGVYGAEASYATDMLRVTHDGDGGSLDALDATLSRYGYDVAGPADGDADDRSDAALARFLIGGGVFGMMAMLWYALFLYPTYLGYEPLVDLGGFDGLYLFGNVWLMSSIVLFYTGYPILRGAVVSLRAGRPNMDLLVSVAAASSYLYSTVAVLAGRTHVYFDVTVAIVLVVTLGNYYEDRIKRRAASGLSALTDARVEAATRVTADGDHETVPVGSLAPGDRVLVRPGERVPVDGEVVEGSAAVDESLITGEAVPETRRPGDRVLGGTVVTDDALVVAVGDDATSTLDRLVDRLWTIQSSRSGVQRLADRLATLFVPTVLALAAVAAAYPLLVGAPATDALLAGLTVLIVSCPCALGLATPLAVAAGVRDASDRGVVVASDEVFETAPDADVVAFDKTGTLTDGRMAVRDVVADDPPSVLAHAGALERFSSHPIASAIASAADEPPEASAVETHDRGVTGVVDGETVVVGHPLLADERGLDSTPATDDAVAAARDEGDVPVVVGWDGRVRGVVVVGDAPRDGWESVVADLAADREVVVLTGDHERAASRYRSDPNVDEVFAGVPPQAKRETVERLRSRGTVAMVGDGSNDAPALAAADVGIALGTGTDVACDAADAVLVRDDLGAVADVFAVARGTNRRIRRNLGWAFLYNAVAIPLAAFGLLNPLFAAVAMGTSSLLVVANSSRPVA; encoded by the coding sequence ATGAGCCGAACTGTCACCACGGCCGACGACCGCAGCGCCGACGAGTGTACACTCTGTGGCCTCCCGACGCCGGACCCCCCGGTCACCGACGCGGACGTCGAGGGCGGCTACTGCTGTCGCGGGTGTCTCGAAGTCGCCCGGACGCTCGACGACGTAGCGGCGGCCGACGCCGAGGCGGTCCGGGAGGACCGCGGGGCCGACGGCGACGACGCCCCGGCCGACGCCAAGCACTCGTTCCGCTCCGTCGACGGGATGCACTGTGCCACCTGCGAGGCGTTCATCGAGTCGGTCGCGGCCGACGTCGACGGGGTGTACGGCGCGGAGGCGAGCTACGCGACCGACATGCTGCGGGTGACCCACGACGGCGACGGGGGCAGCCTCGACGCGCTCGACGCGACGCTGTCGCGGTACGGCTACGACGTCGCCGGCCCCGCCGACGGCGACGCCGACGACCGGTCGGACGCGGCGCTGGCCCGGTTTCTCATCGGCGGCGGCGTGTTCGGGATGATGGCCATGCTGTGGTACGCCCTCTTCCTGTACCCGACGTATCTGGGCTACGAGCCGCTGGTCGACCTCGGGGGCTTCGACGGCCTCTACCTGTTCGGCAACGTCTGGCTCATGAGCTCCATCGTGCTGTTCTACACGGGCTACCCCATCCTGCGCGGCGCGGTCGTCAGCCTGCGCGCGGGCCGGCCGAACATGGACCTGCTGGTGTCGGTCGCGGCCGCGAGTTCGTACCTGTACAGCACGGTCGCGGTCCTCGCCGGCCGGACCCACGTGTACTTCGACGTGACCGTCGCCATCGTGCTCGTGGTCACGCTCGGCAACTACTACGAGGACCGGATCAAGCGGCGGGCCGCCAGCGGCCTCTCGGCGCTGACGGACGCCCGCGTCGAGGCGGCGACCCGCGTGACGGCCGACGGCGACCACGAGACGGTGCCCGTCGGGTCGCTCGCCCCCGGCGACCGCGTGCTCGTCAGGCCGGGCGAGCGCGTCCCGGTCGACGGCGAGGTGGTCGAGGGGAGCGCCGCCGTCGACGAGTCGCTCATCACCGGCGAGGCCGTGCCCGAGACACGCCGGCCGGGCGACCGGGTGCTCGGCGGGACGGTCGTCACGGACGACGCACTCGTCGTCGCGGTCGGCGACGACGCGACGAGCACGCTCGACCGCCTCGTGGACCGCCTCTGGACGATCCAGAGCTCGCGGTCCGGCGTCCAGCGCCTCGCCGACAGGCTTGCGACCCTGTTCGTGCCGACGGTGCTCGCGCTCGCGGCGGTCGCCGCGGCCTATCCGCTCCTCGTCGGCGCGCCCGCCACCGACGCGCTGCTGGCCGGGCTCACGGTCCTCATCGTCTCCTGTCCCTGCGCGCTGGGGCTGGCGACGCCGCTCGCGGTCGCCGCCGGCGTCCGGGACGCGTCGGACCGCGGGGTCGTCGTCGCCTCCGACGAGGTGTTCGAGACCGCCCCCGACGCGGACGTGGTCGCCTTCGACAAGACCGGCACGCTCACCGACGGCCGGATGGCCGTCCGCGACGTCGTCGCCGACGACCCGCCGTCGGTGCTCGCGCACGCCGGCGCGCTCGAACGGTTCTCGTCGCACCCCATCGCGTCGGCGATAGCGTCGGCGGCCGACGAACCGCCCGAGGCGTCGGCCGTCGAGACCCACGACCGGGGCGTGACCGGCGTCGTGGACGGCGAGACGGTCGTCGTCGGCCACCCGCTCCTGGCCGACGAACGCGGGCTGGACTCCACGCCGGCGACGGACGACGCGGTGGCGGCCGCCCGCGACGAGGGGGACGTGCCGGTCGTCGTCGGCTGGGACGGCCGCGTCCGCGGCGTGGTCGTCGTCGGGGACGCCCCCCGCGACGGCTGGGAATCGGTCGTCGCCGACCTCGCGGCCGACCGGGAGGTGGTCGTGCTGACCGGCGACCACGAGCGGGCCGCCTCCCGGTACCGCTCGGACCCGAACGTCGACGAGGTGTTCGCGGGCGTGCCGCCCCAGGCCAAACGGGAGACGGTCGAGCGCCTGCGCTCCCGCGGGACGGTCGCGATGGTCGGCGACGGGAGCAACGACGCCCCGGCGCTCGCGGCGGCCGACGTCGGCATCGCGCTCGGCACGGGCACCGACGTCGCCTGCGACGCCGCCGACGCCGTGCTCGTCCGGGACGACCTCGGGGCGGTCGCGGACGTGTTCGCGGTCGCCCGCGGGACGAACCGCCGGATCCGGCGGAACCTCGGCTGGGCGTTCCTCTACAACGCGGTCGCGATACCGCTCGCGGCGTTCGGGCTGTTGAACCCGCTGTTCGCGGCCGTCGCGATGGGGACGAGCAGCCTGCTCGTCGTCGCGAACTCCTCGCGGCCGGTGGCGTGA
- a CDS encoding sulfite exporter TauE/SafE family protein yields MAAPAGDVDVLVFLGVGVLGGAHCLGMCGPLVSVYADRLRAREGTAESRLTVRQVRQHLLFNLGRTAGYAAVGAVVAAVGAVAVGAASDLLAVGRGVQGATAVLTGGFVAVSGLTYVGGTATHPSLGPLDDHFGRVSGLLTRRVDAFVGDARIAGLGVVHALLPCPITYPAYAYAFATGEPARAAALLSLVGLGTLPTLLVYGTVFGSLSASKRANQALGVLFLVLGYVLLAHGLDAFGVSLPRPRLPLPSPEYPLTALSQ; encoded by the coding sequence ATGGCGGCCCCGGCGGGCGACGTCGACGTGCTCGTGTTCCTGGGGGTCGGCGTGCTCGGCGGCGCGCACTGTCTCGGGATGTGCGGCCCGCTCGTGAGCGTCTACGCCGACCGCCTCCGCGCACGCGAGGGGACGGCCGAGTCGCGTCTCACCGTCCGACAGGTGCGCCAGCACCTCCTGTTCAACCTCGGCCGGACGGCGGGCTACGCCGCCGTCGGGGCCGTCGTCGCCGCCGTCGGGGCAGTCGCGGTGGGCGCGGCGAGCGATCTGCTCGCGGTCGGGCGGGGCGTCCAGGGCGCCACCGCGGTCCTCACGGGCGGGTTCGTCGCCGTCAGCGGCCTCACGTACGTCGGCGGGACGGCGACCCACCCGTCGCTCGGGCCGCTCGACGACCACTTCGGGCGCGTGAGCGGGCTGCTCACCCGCCGGGTCGACGCGTTCGTCGGGGACGCTCGGATCGCCGGGTTGGGCGTCGTCCACGCCCTGCTCCCGTGTCCGATAACGTACCCCGCGTACGCATACGCGTTCGCGACCGGGGAGCCCGCCCGCGCCGCCGCGTTGCTCTCGCTCGTCGGCCTCGGGACGCTCCCGACCCTGCTGGTGTACGGGACCGTCTTCGGGTCGCTGTCGGCGAGCAAGCGCGCGAACCAGGCGCTCGGGGTCCTCTTTCTGGTCCTCGGCTACGTACTGCTCGCGCACGGCCTCGACGCGTTCGGGGTGTCGCTCCCCCGGCCGAGGCTGCCGCTCCCGTCGCCGGAGTACCCGCTGACCGCACTGTCGCAATGA
- a CDS encoding cytochrome c oxidase subunit II, producing the protein MEIHEYEKLWLAGALLLIVGFIATVAYGAVGAGVAMVDDENGTVDPDALDEHPKFSDPGVYESEDGGYDVYVVARQYMFQPGTQQPIEVPANSTVTFHVTSADVIHGFEVVGTNANTMAIPGEVATITVEVGGPQEYGLLCHEYCGSGHHGMEGTVRVVPRSQFNATGVSA; encoded by the coding sequence ATGGAGATCCACGAGTACGAGAAGCTCTGGCTCGCCGGGGCCTTGCTCCTCATCGTCGGGTTCATCGCCACCGTCGCCTACGGGGCCGTCGGCGCGGGAGTCGCGATGGTCGACGACGAGAACGGGACCGTCGACCCGGACGCGCTCGACGAGCATCCGAAGTTCAGCGACCCCGGGGTGTACGAGTCGGAGGACGGCGGGTACGACGTGTACGTGGTCGCGCGACAGTACATGTTCCAGCCGGGCACCCAGCAACCGATCGAGGTGCCGGCGAACAGCACCGTCACCTTCCACGTCACCTCGGCGGACGTGATCCACGGCTTCGAGGTGGTCGGGACGAACGCCAACACGATGGCGATCCCCGGCGAGGTGGCGACGATCACGGTCGAAGTCGGGGGGCCACAGGAGTACGGGCTCCTCTGTCACGAGTACTGCGGCAGCGGCCACCACGGCATGGAGGGGACGGTGCGGGTCGTCCCGCGGAGCCAGTTCAACGCAACGGGGGTGAGCGCCTGA
- a CDS encoding b(o/a)3-type cytochrome-c oxidase subunit 1 — protein MATYVDRYPDEAGVVKATFAVAFAALGVGALFGLVQALHRTGYLRVIDSTDYYTVLTGHGVLLALVFTIFFLLGLFTWAITRSLERPLPNIKLTWAWFGLTTTGAVFAAVAIVAGLFPSLDMSADVLYTFYAPLQAHPLFYVGLAMFIIGTWIAGVDWFLAYREWRADNPDERIPLQAFMVLTTTLMWYLSTLGVAVSVVVFLIPWSLGFIDTVNPLLTRTLFWYFGHPVVYFWLMPAYMMWYTVLPKLAGGRLFSDPLARVVFVLFLLLSTPVGIHHQYLDPGIAEGFKFIAMTNTMFLLLPSLLTAFTVVASMEHGARQRGGEGYLSWLGALPWRDPAFTGMALAGIMFAAGGFSGMINAGMNINYLVHNTLWVPGHFHLTVGTAVALTMMAGSYWLVPQLTGRRLYSRPIALFQVVLWFVGMVFMSNAMHRAGLLGIPRRTAEPQYQSFDFSATVGSVSELRIQMAVGATLLFVSVVLFLFNVLLSAIEDPIEMPVDDSLPAPLSGADGSPVVLDNLRLWTAIAVVLVVLAYSLPLASIVTDGGLFGESGAFPVFVDAVYRVAGVVA, from the coding sequence ATGGCGACGTACGTCGACCGATACCCGGACGAGGCCGGCGTGGTCAAGGCGACGTTCGCGGTGGCGTTCGCCGCGCTCGGCGTCGGCGCGCTGTTCGGCCTCGTGCAGGCGCTGCACCGCACGGGCTACCTGCGGGTCATCGACTCGACCGACTACTACACGGTGCTCACCGGCCACGGGGTGCTCCTCGCGCTCGTGTTCACCATCTTCTTCCTGCTCGGCCTGTTCACGTGGGCGATAACGCGCAGCCTCGAGCGGCCCCTCCCGAACATCAAACTCACGTGGGCGTGGTTCGGCCTCACGACGACCGGCGCGGTGTTCGCGGCGGTCGCCATCGTCGCGGGGCTGTTCCCGAGCCTCGACATGAGCGCCGACGTCCTGTACACCTTCTACGCGCCGCTGCAGGCCCATCCGCTGTTCTACGTCGGCCTCGCGATGTTCATCATCGGCACGTGGATCGCGGGCGTGGACTGGTTCCTCGCGTACCGCGAGTGGCGGGCCGACAACCCAGACGAGCGGATCCCGCTGCAGGCGTTCATGGTGCTGACGACCACGCTGATGTGGTACCTGTCGACCCTCGGCGTCGCCGTCTCCGTGGTCGTCTTCCTCATCCCGTGGTCGCTCGGGTTCATCGACACCGTCAACCCACTTCTCACGAGGACGTTGTTCTGGTACTTCGGCCACCCGGTGGTGTACTTCTGGCTGATGCCCGCCTACATGATGTGGTACACCGTCCTCCCGAAACTCGCCGGCGGCAGGCTGTTCAGCGACCCGCTCGCCCGGGTCGTGTTCGTGCTCTTCCTCCTGCTGTCGACCCCGGTCGGGATCCACCACCAGTACCTCGACCCGGGCATCGCCGAGGGGTTCAAGTTCATCGCCATGACGAACACGATGTTCCTGCTCCTGCCGAGCCTGCTGACGGCGTTCACCGTCGTCGCGAGCATGGAACACGGGGCGCGCCAGCGCGGCGGTGAGGGGTATCTCTCCTGGCTCGGGGCGCTCCCGTGGCGCGACCCGGCGTTTACCGGCATGGCGCTGGCCGGGATCATGTTCGCCGCAGGCGGGTTCTCCGGCATGATCAACGCCGGCATGAACATCAACTACCTCGTCCACAACACGCTGTGGGTGCCGGGACACTTCCACCTGACCGTCGGGACGGCGGTCGCGCTGACGATGATGGCCGGCTCCTACTGGCTCGTCCCCCAGCTAACCGGCCGGCGGCTGTACAGCCGTCCGATCGCCCTGTTCCAGGTCGTGCTCTGGTTCGTCGGCATGGTGTTCATGTCGAACGCGATGCACCGGGCCGGGCTGCTCGGCATCCCGCGCCGGACCGCCGAGCCGCAGTACCAGAGCTTCGACTTCTCGGCGACCGTCGGCTCCGTCAGCGAGCTGCGGATCCAGATGGCCGTCGGCGCCACGCTGCTGTTCGTCTCGGTGGTGCTGTTCCTGTTCAACGTCCTGCTGTCGGCCATCGAGGACCCGATCGAGATGCCCGTCGACGACAGCCTCCCCGCCCCGCTGTCCGGCGCGGACGGGAGCCCGGTCGTCCTCGACAACCTGCGCCTCTGGACGGCCATCGCCGTCGTCCTGGTGGTCCTCGCCTACTCGCTCCCCCTGGCGAGCATCGTCACCGACGGCGGGCTGTTCGGCGAGAGCGGGGCGTTCCCGGTGTTCGTCGACGCCGTCTATCGGGTCGCGGGGGTGGTCGCATGA
- a CDS encoding CbaC protein, whose translation MRLTRGGVLVLAAVSLPIVLELRTLFGFFAVELPLAAVAGLELLALVAILVAYDRTNASAAGN comes from the coding sequence ATGAGGCTCACGCGCGGCGGCGTCCTCGTCCTCGCGGCGGTCAGCCTGCCGATCGTCTTGGAGCTGCGGACGCTGTTTGGCTTCTTCGCGGTCGAACTCCCGCTGGCCGCCGTCGCCGGCCTGGAGCTGCTGGCCCTGGTCGCCATCCTCGTCGCGTACGACCGGACGAACGCGTCGGCCGCGGGCAACTGA
- a CDS encoding DUF7546 family protein — translation MPATLGPADDPSLGSRARTARALVVLTAAEALVVAAYFAATDARVLSARYLAYPFVWMNVAVLAVARTRRPGVSDRRTGAAAVVAAGYFLLLAWAGGLVAPGSGAGVGDAVVHAAPPGWGPILLVTGGWVSLTLVPFKAVGYAGLAALVYAMLADASRSAASGLLGFVTCVSCTGSVLGTLLAGTVGGSVAAASALFVQSYDVSTAVFLLTVAALWAGLRR, via the coding sequence ATGCCGGCGACGCTCGGGCCCGCGGACGACCCGTCGCTCGGGTCCCGCGCCCGTACGGCCCGGGCGCTCGTCGTCCTCACCGCGGCCGAGGCGCTGGTCGTCGCCGCCTACTTCGCGGCGACGGACGCGCGGGTGCTCTCGGCGCGCTACCTGGCGTACCCCTTCGTCTGGATGAACGTGGCGGTGCTGGCGGTCGCACGGACGCGCCGCCCCGGCGTTTCGGACCGCCGGACCGGGGCGGCAGCCGTCGTCGCAGCGGGCTACTTCCTCCTGCTCGCCTGGGCCGGCGGGCTCGTCGCGCCCGGCTCCGGGGCGGGGGTCGGCGACGCGGTGGTCCACGCCGCGCCGCCCGGCTGGGGACCGATACTCCTCGTGACGGGCGGGTGGGTCTCGCTCACGCTCGTCCCGTTCAAGGCCGTCGGCTACGCCGGGCTCGCGGCGCTCGTGTACGCGATGCTGGCGGACGCGAGCCGGTCGGCGGCGTCGGGCCTGCTCGGATTCGTCACCTGCGTGAGCTGTACCGGCTCGGTGCTGGGGACGCTCCTCGCGGGGACCGTCGGCGGTTCCGTGGCGGCCGCCTCGGCGCTTTTCGTCCAGTCGTACGACGTCTCGACGGCGGTGTTCCTGCTCACCGTCGCGGCGCTGTGGGCGGGACTGCGTCGATAG
- the trpD gene encoding anthranilate phosphoribosyltransferase: protein MQDHIERVADGEDLTQEQAREAASAVFEDATEAQIGALLTALRAKGETETEIAGFAEGMREAARTITPDRTPLVDTCGTGGDDYDTINVSTTSAIVASGAGVPVAKHGNYSVSSSSGSADVLEEVGVNVEAEPPAVEEAIEADGIGFMLAPVFHPAMKAVIGPRKELGMRTVFNVLGPLTNPAGADAQVVGVYDPELVPVLARALARMDVERALVVHGSGMDEIAVHDETTVAEVRGDETEEYTLSPADLGLERHDIEAVAGGTPAENAKDMRGIVEGDVTGAKRDIILANAGAAIYVAGEAETLDAGVEAAREAIDSGAAAEKLADLRSVVAK from the coding sequence ATGCAAGACCACATCGAACGCGTCGCGGACGGGGAGGACCTGACACAGGAACAGGCGCGCGAGGCGGCGTCGGCCGTCTTCGAGGACGCCACGGAGGCACAGATCGGGGCGCTGCTGACGGCGCTCCGGGCGAAAGGCGAGACGGAGACGGAGATCGCCGGCTTCGCCGAGGGGATGCGCGAGGCCGCCCGGACGATAACGCCCGACCGAACGCCGCTGGTCGACACCTGTGGGACGGGCGGCGACGACTACGACACGATCAACGTCTCGACGACCAGCGCCATCGTCGCCAGCGGGGCGGGCGTGCCGGTCGCCAAGCACGGCAACTACTCCGTGTCGTCCTCGTCTGGCAGCGCCGACGTGCTCGAGGAGGTCGGCGTGAACGTCGAGGCCGAGCCGCCGGCCGTCGAGGAAGCCATCGAGGCCGACGGCATCGGCTTCATGCTCGCCCCCGTGTTCCACCCGGCGATGAAGGCCGTCATCGGCCCGCGCAAGGAACTCGGGATGCGGACGGTGTTCAACGTGCTCGGCCCGCTGACGAACCCCGCCGGCGCGGACGCGCAGGTCGTGGGCGTGTACGACCCCGAACTCGTCCCCGTGCTCGCCCGGGCGCTCGCCCGGATGGACGTCGAGCGCGCGCTGGTCGTCCACGGCTCGGGCATGGACGAGATCGCGGTCCACGACGAGACGACCGTCGCGGAGGTTCGGGGCGACGAGACCGAGGAGTACACGCTCTCGCCGGCCGACCTCGGGCTGGAGCGCCACGACATCGAGGCGGTGGCCGGCGGCACGCCCGCCGAGAACGCAAAGGACATGCGCGGCATCGTCGAGGGCGACGTGACCGGCGCGAAGCGGGACATCATCCTCGCGAACGCGGGCGCGGCGATCTACGTCGCCGGCGAGGCCGAGACCCTCGACGCCGGCGTCGAGGCCGCCCGCGAGGCGATCGACTCCGGCGCGGCCGCCGAGAAGCTCGCGGACCTGCGCTCGGTCGTGGCGAAATGA
- a CDS encoding phosphoribosylanthranilate isomerase, which translates to MTRAKVCGITREADLRAAVEAGADAVGVVCDVPVDTPREVSPERAADLVAAVPPFVTSVLVTMPDSAAAAADLAGRVGPDAVQAHGDLAPDAVADLADAVDAAVIKSVDAAKPERAADYDGVADALLVDSVDDAGGGGTGETHDWERTRAATRDLDAPLVLAGGLTPDNVADAARTVEPFAVDVASGVEAEPGRKDHDAVRAFVARATGATAERGVEP; encoded by the coding sequence ATGACGCGGGCGAAGGTCTGTGGCATCACGCGGGAGGCGGACCTCCGGGCGGCCGTCGAGGCGGGCGCGGACGCCGTCGGCGTGGTCTGTGACGTGCCGGTCGACACGCCCCGTGAGGTGTCGCCCGAGCGCGCCGCCGACCTCGTCGCCGCCGTCCCGCCGTTCGTGACGAGCGTGCTGGTGACGATGCCCGACAGCGCCGCCGCGGCCGCCGACCTCGCCGGGCGCGTCGGGCCGGACGCGGTGCAGGCCCACGGCGACCTCGCCCCCGACGCGGTCGCGGACCTGGCCGACGCGGTCGACGCCGCCGTGATCAAGTCCGTCGACGCCGCAAAGCCCGAGCGCGCCGCCGACTACGACGGCGTCGCGGACGCGCTGCTCGTCGACTCCGTGGACGACGCGGGCGGGGGCGGCACCGGCGAAACCCATGACTGGGAACGCACCCGCGCGGCGACCCGGGACCTCGACGCGCCGCTCGTCCTCGCGGGGGGACTTACGCCGGACAACGTCGCCGACGCCGCCCGGACGGTCGAGCCGTTCGCGGTGGACGTCGCCAGCGGCGTCGAGGCCGAACCGGGCCGGAAGGACCACGACGCGGTCCGCGCGTTCGTCGCGCGGGCGACCGGCGCGACGGCCGAGCGGGGTGTCGAGCCGTGA
- the trpE gene encoding anthranilate synthase component I produces MNVDRAEFVGLADADGPVVVRAAAELDADASPLSAYAALTGRTTDAERADYSFLLESAEKTASSDPDGAFRPTSAETDRHARYSFVGYDPVAAVTVDPEGTAVDVLAADRYGDLIAPNGGDTVDTLRAALPDAELRGFPDSDRQHLEGGLVGFLAYDAVYDLWLDEVDVERPESRYPDAQFVLNTKTLVFDEVAGTLELVCTPVLRPNDDAGAAYDDLLAEVERVESLLGAAADPDPGGFRREAETAGARDAYEESVRTAKEHVLDGDIYQGVVSRTRELYGDVDPLGLYEALREVNPSPYMYLLGYDDLHVVGASPETLVSVRGDEVMANPIAGTCERGASPVEDRRLAGEMLADGKERAEHTMLVDLARNDVRRVSESGSVRVDEFMNVLKYSHVQHIESTVTGTLADDADCFDATRASFPAGTLSGAPKIRAMEIIDDLEPEPRGPYGGGVGYYSWTGDADFAIVIRTATVERDAPLPAGDGAADRVTVQAGAGIVADSDPGAEYEETEKKMGGVLDALEAIERGGRAADAPPEATPGGGDA; encoded by the coding sequence GTGAACGTCGACCGCGCCGAGTTCGTCGGCCTCGCGGACGCGGACGGGCCGGTCGTCGTCCGGGCTGCCGCGGAACTCGACGCCGACGCGTCGCCCCTGTCGGCCTACGCCGCGCTGACCGGCCGGACGACCGACGCCGAGCGGGCGGACTACTCGTTCCTGCTGGAGAGCGCCGAGAAGACCGCCTCCAGCGACCCCGACGGGGCCTTTCGCCCGACGAGCGCGGAAACGGACCGCCACGCGCGGTACTCGTTCGTCGGCTACGACCCCGTCGCCGCGGTGACGGTCGACCCCGAGGGGACGGCCGTCGACGTGCTCGCCGCCGACCGCTACGGCGACCTGATCGCGCCCAACGGCGGCGACACCGTGGACACGCTCCGGGCGGCCCTGCCGGACGCCGAACTGCGTGGCTTTCCCGACTCGGACCGCCAGCATCTCGAAGGGGGGCTGGTCGGCTTCCTCGCGTACGACGCCGTCTACGACCTCTGGCTGGACGAGGTGGACGTCGAGCGGCCCGAGTCGCGCTACCCGGACGCGCAGTTCGTGCTGAACACGAAGACGCTGGTGTTCGACGAGGTCGCCGGGACGCTTGAACTGGTCTGCACGCCGGTCCTCCGGCCCAACGACGACGCCGGCGCGGCGTACGACGACCTGCTCGCGGAGGTCGAACGCGTCGAGTCGCTGCTCGGGGCCGCCGCCGACCCGGACCCGGGTGGGTTCCGGCGGGAGGCCGAGACGGCCGGCGCGCGCGATGCCTACGAGGAGAGCGTGCGGACGGCCAAGGAACACGTCCTCGACGGCGACATCTACCAGGGCGTCGTCTCCCGGACGCGGGAGCTGTACGGCGACGTGGACCCGCTGGGCCTGTACGAGGCGCTCCGCGAGGTGAACCCGTCGCCGTACATGTATCTGTTGGGCTACGACGACCTGCACGTCGTCGGGGCCAGCCCCGAGACGCTCGTCTCGGTGCGCGGCGACGAGGTGATGGCGAACCCCATCGCGGGCACCTGCGAGCGCGGCGCGAGCCCCGTCGAGGACCGCCGCCTCGCCGGCGAGATGCTCGCCGACGGGAAGGAACGCGCCGAGCACACGATGCTGGTCGACCTGGCGCGCAACGACGTGCGCCGGGTGAGCGAGTCCGGCAGCGTCCGCGTCGACGAGTTCATGAACGTGCTGAAATACAGCCACGTCCAGCACATCGAGAGCACGGTGACGGGGACGCTCGCCGACGACGCCGACTGCTTCGACGCGACGCGGGCCTCGTTCCCGGCGGGCACCCTCTCGGGCGCGCCGAAGATCCGCGCGATGGAGATCATCGACGACCTCGAACCGGAGCCACGCGGCCCGTACGGCGGGGGGGTCGGCTACTACTCGTGGACCGGCGACGCCGACTTCGCCATCGTCATCCGGACGGCGACGGTCGAGCGCGACGCGCCCCTGCCGGCCGGCGACGGGGCCGCCGACCGCGTCACGGTGCAGGCCGGCGCGGGCATCGTCGCCGACAGCGACCCCGGCGCGGAGTACGAGGAGACCGAGAAGAAGATGGGCGGCGTGCTGGACGCGCTGGAGGCGATCGAACGCGGGGGGCGCGCCGCGGACGCCCCGCCCGAGGCGACGCCGGGAGGTGGCGACGCGTGA